From Manihot esculenta cultivar AM560-2 chromosome 18, M.esculenta_v8, whole genome shotgun sequence:
TATTCTCTTTGAATTGAGGGCATTTAAAACCTTTTTTGCAACATTTAATAgctaaaattcataaaaaaattttaattagtacatattttaaaacttcagagacattttaattgattgattttttaaaatcaaatgactaattagtgaattttcatataatatagagactaaatagtaattttttatttttacaaaacttaataattaaaattaataaaaagactaattagtaaaatatcaaaaaaatattttaatacattttcaaaataaaaggcAACTTAAGAGTTGATATATTTTGCTTTGCTTTCTGATGATTTCTTTTCATATTTCAGCTTTGCAAGATCTTAcataaaaattcatttgaaCATGAGGGATTCAGAAGTACTTCCTCTAGCAGTAAAACATGTAGAGAATTGCTAACAGTCAGCATATCATGCAAAGCATTCTAACCATTGAACAATATTTGAACACCTTAGGACAGTCCATTTTCTTACACAGGGCACGTAATGTTCACAGAGTTAGATACTTCGAAATCCAAAATTATGGGTTCAAATGCAAAAATCATTAGTTATGTACttgagaaaaaatattttagatataatTTATGTATTAACATGAATAGCTACTAAAAGCATGAGAAAAGATCATAGAAGAACAAATAAAGAAAGGAGATTGGCTTACAATAATTTTTAGGATGATCACTTTACTCTTTTAGGATgtgattcttcttcttcatgaaCAGGAGCACCAGCTGTAATGATATTGCTCTGGTCAACTTGGGAGATATTTTCCCTGCTTCTCTTGTTGTTGATGTTGGTTTCTATCACTTGTTCTAGGGAATCTGGATTGGCTGCAACATGTTGTGGCTCATCTTTGGCATGTAACAGTTGAACTCCACACCTTTCCATCTTTAATTCAACAATTTCTTTACCCATGAGAAGATCCAATGTCACTTTGAACTCAAATGAGGCTTCGTTGACATTGCAGCAGTTTTCTTTGACCCAATCATTTAGTTCACTACTTGAATTACAATTGTCCCAAAGGAACAAAAGATCTGATTCAGGGACAGTCTCTAAAGGCCATAAAAAAGCAAATATATTAACCTCTCTTTTACCTTCAGAGTTTCTGAAATGGCATTTGCATGTAAAGGTTAAACGATGCGATAAGGTGACCACAGTATCCCTGAATTGCAGAACAACACAAAAAGCAAGACCCAAGAACTTTGAATTAAAGCAGGATGGAGGAAGCAGAACGTCTATTGAAGATCCAGAGTTTTGATATGTGAACCACTCTGGAATTTCACTTCCAGGTAAACCAAAAGAAGAATTAGGGAAATCTTCTTTTCTATTCCTCTGCGTGAAAAGGGGatgcaaaagaaaataaaatcagaTCTTTACATATAGGCTTGGAGGGGAAGACAGAAAGAGGCGAGGGGGGGAACAATGAGAGGCTTACAGTAGTATTAGCCATGGCTCTTTCTTCAATTCTGAGCTGCACATCTGCCAAAATGTTGCCACGTGATTTCTGATCCAAATTTATGCAATTACAGTAATTGAATCTGTAATGATTTCTGCGCTCATCTTTGTGTTCTTCCATGGGTGCAATATACGAGGTTGATACTGCAGTTTCCAGTGATGTACAATTTATTGCATTCAAATTTTGTAGTTGGAATGGAAGCTCCGGCAAACCTTGGAGTCTCTTGCAATTCTTTAGACATACTGTTCTTAATGATGACAAAGATAAAATGTCAATGGGGATTTCTACAAGTGCAGAGTCATTGAGAAATAGGCTTCTCAAAGAACACAAACCATATAGAGGAGGCAATTTCTCAAGTTTTGTGCATCTACTTAGAACAAGTTCTTCAAGGCATTTTAACTCACAGATGTCAATAGGGATTTCAACAAGTGCAGTGCCATCAAGATATAGCTTTGTTAAAGAGCACAAACTGTATAAAGGAGGCAATTTCTCAAGTTTTACACACCCACTGAGAACAAGTTTTTCAAGGCATTTTAACTCACAAATGTCAGTAGGGAGTTCGACAAGTGCAGTGTCATCAAGATATAGCTCCCTTAAAGAGCACAAACCGTATAAAGGAGGCAATTTCTCAAGTTTTGCACAACCCGAGAGAACAAGCTTTTCAATGCATTTTAACTCACAAATGTCGACAGGAATTTCTTCAAGTGCAGTATCATGGAGATATAGCTCTCGTAAAGAGCACAAACCATATAAAGTAGGAAATTTCACAAGTTTTGTGCACCCACTAAGAACAAGCTTTTTAAGGCGTTTCAACTCACAAATGCCGCTTGAGATACTCTTGAGCCTTTCACATTTCTCCATGTTCAACACAACAAGCGAAGTAAGAAATTTGATTGATGAGGGCAATTCCTCTATTGCAGTCTGACTTAACACTAATTCTTTTACATTCCCTATGATCTCTGGAAAATTTTTGAGATTTGAGCAGCCACTGAGATCAAGTTTCCAGACACATTTGTGAAGACATCTTGGGAGACTTGTAAGGTTTTTGCAATTCCTTATCTCTAAATGACATCTATTGAGGTCCTTCAGGAATAGGGGCAACTCCTCCAATCCACATCCTTCCAGATCCAACAGTTCTATACCTATTGGAATCTCTGGAAGCATCTTCAAATTTGAGCAATAAGAAAGCCACAATTCAACAAGAGATCTCAGCTGAGTAAGGTTTGGAAGACTCCTTATCTTCTTGCAACCATGCAGATTGAGAATAGCGAGTTTTTGGAGGCATTCAATAGATGAAGGAATCTCAAGCAAACTCTCACATCCCTGCAGAATTATCCACTCTAGCTCTGTTGCTAGAGAGAGACTTGGGAGTCTCTTCAAGTGCACAGATTCAGAAAGATTGAGTCGTTTTAATTTTTGAGGATACTGCACATGGACAAAATAGAAAACAACTTTGAAATCATGTAGGTTAATTTCCTTTAAGCCATCActagaaaaatttatttatttttaaaatcttgaATCCACACTTTTCAAAACATGCACATTAGCTACCAATATTTAATACCCCTCTAACTGACATATTTAACACAATTACAAATATAAAGTATAGTTACCTTGTCTCCATCCCAAAGTTGCTCAATTCTGCTGCCTTCCATGTCAAGTTCAACAAGATTATGCATAGAAAAGTTAGATGGCAAAGATTTGTAAGGGTACTCATCCCAATGGAGTAAACTCAATTTATTGGAGAGATGCGAAAGGTGATTTGTTTGACTAGATTCAAACATAGAGCCCAGAGCTTTGTTCTCTGGCCAATTCCTTGGCCTAAAAAGTTTGAGCAATCTTAAGTTATGCATTTGTGAGAAGGCCACATGACTTAACTGCATCATTTCCATGTTAGACACATTCAAAAATATGCCTTCAATTGCTTCCCTCCCCTAACAATCAAGTGCAAAAGTTAATAAATGGTTATGAGCAAATAATATCAtcaaaagtattttaaattttgaattctttaCTAAAAAATGGGTAATTTCATGCCATATTTCGTATTAGCAATTTTATGATAtgttgaaaataaaaatcattcaaTGATTTGGAATATTAAaagcttttgattttttttttctagtaaAAAAGTCAGACTTGgggaaatttcaaaataatttgaaGATGGAGGAAATATTAAACTCATTGCACATTAATACTTGTTAAGCTCTTCAAGTTTAGACAAGCCTTCATTACTTACAAAAGCTAATCCTTCCCCTAATTGATATCCCCTTGGTTTATATGGTTCCCCAGATCTCTTGTACGAAAAGGAAAAACTTTTACTGCTTACCTTGTTAGTTGCCAACATATGACAAATGTCCTTAGGGTTCCACAATCTGCTACATCTCTGCCGAGCAATGTACTGACCCATTTCCCGTATTAAATCATGCATCCCTAACATATTATTTACAATAGTTATGAGACACTTCTCCTGTAAGCGAATTAATCCCCAACTTGAAGGAAAATCACAACCATCCAGTATGTTTTCCACccaacattttctttttctgttgaaGAAACATGCAATATCAAGAAATATATCCTTCTCCATCTGATCTAGTCCATCATAGCTCACTCTCATGATTTTTAGAATGTTTCCATCAGGATACTGTTTTAGTTTTCTCAATACAATCTCACATTCTTTTGGAGACTTCTTGCACAGATGGGAACCCAAGACTTTAAGAGCTAATGGAACACCTTTTGCATAATCTACTGCTCTTTTTGACAACTCCATAAAATCCTCTAAGGGATGCTTTTGTTTGAAGGCTTTGATACTGAATAACTGAAGAGCGTCACTAAATTTGAGCCCCTTAACCTCATATATTTTATCACATCTATAATTAAGCACCTCTTTATCTCTGCTTGTAACAACCAGTCTACTCCCTGGGCCAAACCAATCATGATCTCCAGCTAAAGCATCTAACTGGATTGATTCATTAACATCATCAAGAATAACAAAAACTTTCTTTCGTCTCAGCCTGTCTATAACAAAAGTGGGAAGTGCATGAAGCATTTGTATGCCCAAATCCTCATCCAATAAAAGTTTTGAGAGAAGGGATTTCTGTAGATGAACTAATTCATGCTTTGATGATTTTTCCCTAACACTGCTAAAAAAGTAGCAAGCATCAAATCGATCAGATATTTGACTAGTAAGAGCTTCTGCAATGGTTGTCTTTCCTATACCACCCATTCCCCAAATTCCAATAAAACGAACATCTGTTGACTCAATACATAGCAATGATAGAATTTCCGCAATATGTGAATCAATCCCAACTAATTGAGACGAAACAGTGAAGGACATAGGATACAGTTTCTTCTTAATTTCATTGACAACTGCATCACATAATTCTGATTCATGCCTAAAAATATGCCATCAATAACAAAAAGTATTAGTCCAATGAAAACTTAGACATCGAACAATAAATCAATAGGAAATTCTCCCCTTTTTTTGTACTTGCAGTGGAGACATAAACCATAAATTCATAACAAGCTGATAATTTTAcaacatgcacaaaatcatatcTATCACATCTACATGTCCACTAAAGTGTTTGTGTTGAATGGCCAGAAGTGACTTCACAGAGGAAGAGcaacaaattgaaaaaaaaaaaagcgttAATTTTGGCATGTTCAAATGGAATGTAGTCTTGCTTGTAGCTCTAGCTGGAATGATACAAATGAATCAGACAATatacaattgattttttttatatatatagaataTCATGTTTGAGACTAAGAGTAAATTATTACTGCAATTCAATAAAAAAGAATCACAAACAATAGGCAAGCAATTATCATTCTAAAAAATAGTTACCTGTATTTGCTCAAATCCCATCCAGATAGATTGGCTGCCTCTGTCAAAGCAGAGCTCCACCGCTGCACCCTGTCGAAGCTGTCCTTGAATCGTTCTTTAACTTCTCCAAATGCATCTCCAAAATTCCCTGTCTGATTTCTAACATTAGAAGGGTCTACATCATAGAAAACAGAAAAAACCTTCCGCCCCATTGTTTTCATACACTCCATTATCTTAACGAGTTCATCCAGGCACCAACGAGAAGAAGCATAATTTTCAGAGAAAATGATCAATGATATCTTTGATTCTTCAATGGTTTTCAGAAGATTTACTGAGATCTCTTCTCCTTTATCAAGACTGACATCTATGAATGTTGTGATATGATTTCGAAGCAGACCAGCATAAAGATGGCTGGTAATATTTTTGCGGGTATCAGGACCTCTAAAACTAAGGAACACATCATAGGTTGTTTTAGAAGCGACAATGGAAGATGAAGTAGAAGCCATTTTGACAAGACCCTGAAACTGAACTAGAGGAATTGCAGGATGTGAGAGGAACGAGTGAGGAATATAGGACGGAGGAAGAGCAGAGGCAAGAAAATCAAACACCCATATCAAGATCATGAAGAACTTGAGAACCCATTTGAGATCTTCTTCCTCCGGGCAGGAAGTTTCGATGAAATTGTACAGAAGCAAAGAGGAATTTCTCAGCAGGGAGACAAACTTTCGGCGAAAGTGGCATTTGATaaaattaccttttttttttaacttttgattttaaataaaaaagattgCATAGATGACgtcatattaaataattttaaagcttatatatttattatacacTAGCCTTTATTACgcactttttttatatttattttaatatttataatttattttgtaaataacagaattttaatttttatataatttatttttttatataattttatataaaaaatataataaaattaaaatttatgtagATGAATAatagttttgaaatttttaatagtaaatttatattaatatttaattataattaattttattgaaataattttaaattattatgagtaattttaataatttaattatgacgtttatataatatatatatatataattttgttaattttattttaatagataaaataatttaaattaattaatattacttattaaatttagatgataagatcatttaaattttaaattataaattagaaTAGAATTTTTGGTATAattagaattatttttaaaataattttaatttttatgataataatattaacaattatatgtaaaattctgtataaatttttattatttaatgttattattGACAGAATAATtgctattaaaatttattaataataatttaaaatatattaatattgttaatttattgttactaaattatatattttaataaagtatgaaataatatatttttttaaaaaatatttaatagttttagcttttttttataaattttattttaaattatataataaaattttttaaagttgaatttaaatataagtAAAAGAAAGActttaaatttctatatattttaaaattatatagctaattaaaattaaattatagataaaaatataatttgaatttaaataagaatCTATCTTCAAATAaagtaaacttttaaaataataaaaattatatattattttttaactaatttaaaaattattaaactt
This genomic window contains:
- the LOC110606215 gene encoding disease resistance protein RPV1, which codes for MILIWVFDFLASALPPSYIPHSFLSHPAIPLVQFQGLVKMASTSSSIVASKTTYDVFLSFRGPDTRKNITSHLYAGLLRNHITTFIDVSLDKGEEISVNLLKTIEESKISLIIFSENYASSRWCLDELVKIMECMKTMGRKVFSVFYDVDPSNVRNQTGNFGDAFGEVKERFKDSFDRVQRWSSALTEAANLSGWDLSKYRHESELCDAVVNEIKKKLYPMSFTVSSQLVGIDSHIAEILSLLCIESTDVRFIGIWGMGGIGKTTIAEALTSQISDRFDACYFFSSVREKSSKHELVHLQKSLLSKLLLDEDLGIQMLHALPTFVIDRLRRKKVFVILDDVNESIQLDALAGDHDWFGPGSRLVVTSRDKEVLNYRCDKIYEVKGLKFSDALQLFSIKAFKQKHPLEDFMELSKRAVDYAKGVPLALKVLGSHLCKKSPKECEIVLRKLKQYPDGNILKIMRVSYDGLDQMEKDIFLDIACFFNRKRKCWVENILDGCDFPSSWGLIRLQEKCLITIVNNMLGMHDLIREMGQYIARQRCSRLWNPKDICHMLATNKGREAIEGIFLNVSNMEMMQLSHVAFSQMHNLRLLKLFRPRNWPENKALGSMFESSQTNHLSHLSNKLSLLHWDEYPYKSLPSNFSMHNLVELDMEGSRIEQLWDGDKYPQKLKRLNLSESVHLKRLPSLSLATELEWIILQGCESLLEIPSSIECLQKLAILNLHGCKKIRSLPNLTQLRSLVELWLSYCSNLKMLPEIPIGIELLDLEGCGLEELPLFLKDLNRCHLEIRNCKNLTSLPRCLHKCVWKLDLSGCSNLKNFPEIIGNVKELVLSQTAIEELPSSIKFLTSLVVLNMEKCERLKSISSGICELKRLKKLVLSGCTKLVKFPTLYGLCSLRELYLHDTALEEIPVDICELKCIEKLVLSGCAKLEKLPPLYGLCSLRELYLDDTALVELPTDICELKCLEKLVLSGCVKLEKLPPLYSLCSLTKLYLDGTALVEIPIDICELKCLEELVLSRCTKLEKLPPLYGLCSLRSLFLNDSALVEIPIDILSLSSLRTVCLKNCKRLQGLPELPFQLQNLNAINCTSLETAVSTSYIAPMEEHKDERRNHYRFNYCNCINLDQKSRGNILADVQLRIEERAMANTTRNRKEDFPNSSFGLPGSEIPEWFTYQNSGSSIDVLLPPSCFNSKFLGLAFCVVLQFRDTVVTLSHRLTFTCKCHFRNSEGKREVNIFAFLWPLETVPESDLLFLWDNCNSSSELNDWVKENCCNVNEASFEFKVTLDLLMGKEIVELKMERCGVQLLHAKDEPQHVAANPDSLEQVIETNINNKRSRENISQVDQSNIITAGAPVHEEEESHPKRVK